A region of Candidatus Roizmanbacteria bacterium DNA encodes the following proteins:
- a CDS encoding helix-turn-helix transcriptional regulator, giving the protein MPYYFTAKLRKEIGDNLKRTRKKKGLKQVEVAVDAGINPSYYSKIERGEVNPSLEKLYRIIKALKINSSEVLPF; this is encoded by the coding sequence ATGCCTTATTATTTTACTGCAAAGCTTCGTAAAGAAATAGGTGACAATTTAAAAAGGACTAGGAAAAAGAAGGGACTCAAACAAGTTGAAGTAGCAGTTGATGCAGGAATAAATCCCAGCTATTACAGCAAAATTGAACGAGGGGAAGTAAATCCATCCTTGGAGAAATTATATCGAATCATAAAAGCGCTTAAAATAAACTCTTCTGAGGTTTTGCCTTTTTAA